In the Silene latifolia isolate original U9 population chromosome 1, ASM4854445v1, whole genome shotgun sequence genome, TTATTTTCATAAATACTACCTAAAGTTTTTAACTTTGCAAGaaattacctttttttttttttacttttgtcAAAAAATACCAAATTGAAATTAATGAGCAAAttcgacaattttttttccaaattaactAAAATTCCGACAAATCAGTCAAAATGCCAAtcgaattaatcataattttgtccAAATTAGCCACAATCTCGGCCAAACTAGTCAAAATTTTGTAgtaaaaaaattgaaataaatgtgTTAGTAGCTAATCGAAACAGTTGGCGGCGGTTAAGTATAGTATATAATGTATGTTTCATGCCAAAAATAATGTTTTCGAGTTAGAGTTTTGTCTAATTTTATCGAATTTTTCAATTTGGTAGTGTCGACAAAAGTCAAGAAAATTTAGGCAGTTTCTCGCAAAATTAAAAACTTTAGGTAGTATTTATGAAAATGAGGTAAATATTTCTGATGCGAGAATTTATGAAAGAATAAATTCTTTTAGGGCTTCTGAACCACATTTTGTCTGGTATACTGATATACAGATGATGCTATCTGATGTTTTCAGGTCATGTTGAAACCTCCGAGCAACGAGCCGCTTCATGGAACACCAGATGATGACAGTCCTTTAGACTTTAGTGAAGTTGATATTCGCCTGCCAATGCTGGTTTATGTTTCTCGTGAGAAGCGCCCGGGTTATGACCATAACAAGAAAGCCGGGGCCATGAACGCGCTGGTTCGGGCCTCAGCAGTCATGTCAAATGGGCCTTTCATCCTAAATCTTGATTGTGATCATTACATTTACAACTCTGAAGCCATAAGAGAAGGGATATGTTTCATGATGGACCGAGGTGGGGACCGCATTTGCTACGTCCAGTTCCCTCAGAGGTTTGAAGGTATTGACCCGTCTGATCGGTATGCCAATCACAACACTGTTTTCTTCGACATTAATATGCGAGCCCTGGACGGGATCCAAGGGCCGGTATATGTAGGAACTGGGTGTCTTTTCCGTAGGATTGCCTTATACGGGTTTGATCCACCTCGGACAAAGACACAACCCGGTTTCCTCAGTTGCTGCTTTGGTAAACGGAAGAAGCAGatttctacttctacttctaatACTTCGGAAGAAGTACGAGCACTTAGAATGGGAGATTCAGATGACGAAGGAATGGATTTGTCTTTGCTCCCGAAAAAGTTTGGTAACTCGAATTATCTTGTTGACTCGATTCCTGTGGCCGAGTTCCAGGGTCGACCACTTGCTGATCACCCGTCTGTCAGAAATGGTCGACCCCCTGGCGCTCTAACCATTCCTAGGGACCTTCTAGATGCAACCACCGTGGCTGAGGCTATAAGCGTCATTTCATGTTGGTACGAGGATAAAACCGAGTGGGGAGGCCGGATTGGTTGGATTTATGGTTCGGTTACAGAGGACGTTGTAACAGgtcagtaagtggattatatatctgatgtactacatcagatggtatagttttttagttttgttttaaaaattatgagttttattagaaagtttttgagttcattcttttcaacataaaattaaaaaaatgacaATATAACTCAAAtacattacatataagctcagaaaaatttgagttttgacgtaAAAAAACTAACAGTATAATCCTTTTTCTCGTCACAGGTTACAGAATGCACAACAGAGGCTGGAGATCAATCTACTGTGTGACTAAAAGAGACGCCTTTCGTGGGACCGCACCCATCAATTTGACTGACAGACTCCACCAGGTCCTTCGTTGGGCCACGGGGTCTGTCGAGATTTTTTTCTCTCGAAACAACGCGTTGCTGGCTGGAGGCCGGCTCAAGTTTCTCCAAAGGATCGCCTATCTAAATGTCGGTATCTATCCCTTCACCTCGATTTTCCTAATCGCGTACTGTTTCCTCCCTGCATTGTCTCTATTTTCGGGGCAATTCATTGTGGCATCCTTAAACATAACTTTCCTAATTTACCTCCTCATAATATCCCTATGTCTCGTCTTACTCGCACTTCTCGAGATCAAATGGTCTGGCATTGCCTTAGAAGAGTGGTGGAGAAATGAACAATTTTGGCTCATTGGAGGCGTAAGTGCCCATATAGCGGCCGTGTTTCAGGGTATCCTTAAGGTTATAGCTGGTATCGAAATCTCCTTCACATTAACCTCTAAATCAGCTGGAGACGAGAACGAAGACGAGTTTGCTGAGCTATACCTTATCAAATGGACATCACTAATGATACCGCCTTTGGTAATTATTATGGTGAATTTAATTGCGATTGCAGTCGGATTTAGTCGGACTATATATAGTACTAGCCCGGAATGGAGCAAGCTTCTTGGAGGAGtattctttagtttttgggtgtTGGCCCATTTATATCCCTTTGCTAAGGGTCTCATGGGAAGAGGAGGGAGGACTCCCACAATCGTGTTCGTGTGGGCCGGACTTATCACCATCACCATCTCCCTCCTTTGGGTCGCCATCAACCCCCCGAGTGGCGGTCAAAATACCACTGACCTTGGAGGGTCTTTCCAATTCCCTTGAGTATTTTACCATCACTTTGTTTATATACAATGAACTGTGACACACAAAAATATTCATACATTTTTCATgcattttcgaaatttttttgttatttttttattgGAACAATTCTTACATAAATTTTCGGATGGGTTTGGATGTTTATAGGTTGTATGAAGGATAAGGGTTTTCAGGTGCATGTATGTGCACCATTTTATAATTATTTacattatttttgtaatttattttaaaGGTATAAAAGTGAAACATTTGAGATGTAACCCAAGAATTTTATATATGAAATCAGCACATTTTCAGAATTTTTTTGCAACAATGATTTGTGTTTAACATATTTTGTTATCAGATTTAGTATTTCTTTGTACGTCTAAAACTCGAATGCTTGCGTTATTTTACGTTGTAATTTATAGGTATGGTTCAGAGAGCCGTGCTATGTagaaactttcctttttttttccagtTGTCCAGAATATTACTGCATAGAATTAAAGAATTTCGGAATAGCATTTATGTTTAAACAAATTACCTAAAATTGGTTACCACAAAATCGGATTTTTTCCCCCTGCAATTTTAAAGCAATAGCGCATCCACATTTTTGGCTGCAAAAAAATAACCACAAAATGTATAGCCTTTGTTGAAATGTATAATTTGGAGCGAAAGAAAGGGAAGTAAAAGCGTCTTTTTTACTTTTTTGGTTAGTAAATTAGATTGGAAAGATCTCAGTTACATGCAGTAGATCGTCTCCTATAAATTTTTGTGCAACCATATTCCCTCACATAACACAATTTGGACAACCCGGAAATCCGGAAAGGATAAATGGGAAAGAATACTTTTCAGTGTTCCAGAAAATTACATGAAAACGCTTGgccgggaaaaaaaaaaaaaaataccataCACAGCTCATAATCCCAGGACATTTTACATTCATCGTGGATTACATCCGTAAACCCATAAATAAGGCGATAAAACACTCAGATCGAAAACTTCTAATATCACTACCTGCTCTCAGACCGTCAATAATGGGAATGCCACCAGGTTCAAACATGGCATATCCCTATTTCCTAAATCCTAACTATTCAAGTTTGCCAATTTAAATGGTATGAGGGACTCGATCCTGAATTTAATATCAGGATGTCGTGAACCATGACTATATGCTGATTGCAAATATCAATGGCTTCTCAAGATGACTAGGTTAGGACTTAGGAGGTTAGGTTATAATCCTGAAAAGAAGGATGAAACCTATGGTGGTTACTTAAAGACCGGTCTTCCCTTGGCTTGTTTTCGCACTTTCCTGAATTCCGTTAGCCAAGGAAAGTTCAGGTTGGCTGGATCCTACATCCTCTGAAGTTTCACCAAGTCGTTCCTGCAAAAGTTGGACGTTGCTGATCACTTTCTGAGAAGAATAAAGATTAGGGTTACAGCGAACACAATTCATGATATTATCACTTGGCAAAAAAAGATGGTATATCGTGTCAAACTATGTCTTCATCATGGATGTTGAATGTTGATCCTAAACCTGTCAAAACTGACCTAAATAACTCGGCTAAAGAAGGCAGCTTGAATAACAGCCGAATTGAACTAAGCGGATCCAAATGAACTATTTGCCAGGTCTAGTAACTTCCGAGAAGTTCAGTTACAGCACAAAATACTCCGTAATACTTTTACTAATAAACGTGTTGAACATCATTTCGTCATCTAAGACAGAAGCAAACAAGCTACAGAAAACCGGTAAAAATCCGTGACAACTTTTAGTTGGTTCGTCACAGATAGAAATCATAACATGCAGTATGTAAGCCATAGATGCAGCCTCAACAGATAAATAAATACCTGCAATAGTAGTTCCCCGCAATTTTTCACAGAAATACAGTATGCAATTTTTGTTTAGAACACATACTCGAGGAAAAGAAGACACACATAAGACATGAGCATGTTGACATTTCTCAAGTTTTCACATGCTAAAACGACAAGAAAATATTACTCCTTCCGTCATTTATAAGGTCCCCATTTGACTTTGGTGGTCAAACAACGTTGATTTTGACCAATATTTTCAGGTAATATGTAATATCCGTGGTTACTTGGATGATGGTGATATGAAATGAGTTTTTTTATAGGTGAATATTACTTTGTATCTCTACACGTTTTTGGAGCTTAATGGTCACCAAAGTCAACTAGGTACAACTCGTACAAGCTGTACAACAAATTTGGGATGAATGTACTAACATTCAACATTCTCAAGGTGCAATCAAACAAATCAAACATATTTATTAGCAAATAATAGCAGTTGCCCAAAAATGAGACAGTACCTTAAGCAACATATTCTCTGTCATGAGCTGGTCACACTCACTCTTGATTCTATTTAGTTCGGATCTAAGATTAGCGTTTTCTTCTTTTAATACTTCAGCGCGCTGGGCCAGCTCATCACATTCAGCCTGATCACAAGCTCAGAGAAAGATATGTCATAAGTGTCCCATCCATCTTGAAAACGTACTTAAGCGATTtgataatacggagtaataattgTGGCCAGAGCCTTGCCTGCTTACGCAATCTTGATCTGCGTGCAGATTCCCTATTAGACTGCTTACGTCTCTGTTTCTTAAGTTCTCTCTCGTCCTGTAAGCAAGGTGATGACGATGTTTAAGAACATAAAAAATTACCAGAACAAGAACAGAATTAACCTTGACCAACACATAAACAACAGCAAAGAGAGAAAGACATTCAGAGTTTAATAACAGGTACAAA is a window encoding:
- the LOC141644603 gene encoding cellulose synthase-like protein D3 isoform X2, with the protein product MHPSQVTFARRTPSGRYVNYSRDNLSRDDLDSEMGSMEFMNYTVHIPPTPDHQPMDPTVSQRVEEQYVSNSLFSGGFNSATRAHMMDKVTESEVTHPQMAGAKGSPCQVHGCDGKVMSDGRGVDILPCECDFKICRDCYIDAVKGGEAMCPGCKEPYKHTDLDEKAVDNGGHNLPLPPSKQERRMSLMKSNRNHQPGGGEFDHNRWLFETKGTYGYGNAIWPENGDGGGGGGADDDGRDPSDFLNKPWKPLTRKLRMPAAVISPYRLLVLIRLVVLAFFLAWRVKHTNPDAPWLWGMSVICELWFSFSWILDQLPKLNPVNRVTDLAVLKEKFETPNPNNPTGISDLPGMDIFVSTADPEKEPPLVTANTILSILAADYPVEKLACYVSDDGGALLTFEAMAEAASFAYMWVPFCRKHNIEPRNPDSYFSLKKDPYKNKMRQDFVKDRRRIKREYDEFKVRTNGLPDSIRRRSDAYNAREEIKALKKQREQAGDELLEPIKVQKATWMADGTHWPGTWLNPAPEHFKGDHAGIIQVMLKPPSNEPLHGTPDDDSPLDFSEVDIRLPMLVYVSREKRPGYDHNKKAGAMNALVRASAVMSNGPFILNLDCDHYIYNSEAIREGICFMMDRGGDRICYVQFPQRFEGIDPSDRYANHNTVFFDINMRALDGIQGPVYVGTGCLFRRIALYGFDPPRTKTQPGFLSCCFGKRKKQISTSTSNTSEEVRALRMGDSDDEGMDLSLLPKKFGNSNYLVDSIPVAEFQGRPLADHPSVRNGRPPGALTIPRDLLDATTVAEAISVISCWYEDKTEWGGRIGWIYGSVTEDVVTGYRMHNRGWRSIYCVTKRDAFRGTAPINLTDRLHQVLRWATGSVEIFFSRNNALLAGGRLKFLQRIAYLNVGIYPFTSIFLIAYCFLPALSLFSGQFIVASLNITFLIYLLIISLCLVLLALLEIKWSGIALEEWWRNEQFWLIGGVSAHIAAVFQGILKVIAGIEISFTLTSKSAGDENEDEFAELYLIKWTSLMIPPLVIIMVNLIAIAVGFSRTIYSTSPEWSKLLGGVFFSFWVLAHLYPFAKGLMGRGGRTPTIVFVWAGLITITISLLWVAINPPSGGQNTTDLGGSFQFP
- the LOC141644603 gene encoding cellulose synthase-like protein D3 isoform X1, which translates into the protein MYKPSGSNLSDASDIPPGRPMHPSQVTFARRTPSGRYVNYSRDNLSRDDLDSEMGSMEFMNYTVHIPPTPDHQPMDPTVSQRVEEQYVSNSLFSGGFNSATRAHMMDKVTESEVTHPQMAGAKGSPCQVHGCDGKVMSDGRGVDILPCECDFKICRDCYIDAVKGGEAMCPGCKEPYKHTDLDEKAVDNGGHNLPLPPSKQERRMSLMKSNRNHQPGGGEFDHNRWLFETKGTYGYGNAIWPENGDGGGGGGADDDGRDPSDFLNKPWKPLTRKLRMPAAVISPYRLLVLIRLVVLAFFLAWRVKHTNPDAPWLWGMSVICELWFSFSWILDQLPKLNPVNRVTDLAVLKEKFETPNPNNPTGISDLPGMDIFVSTADPEKEPPLVTANTILSILAADYPVEKLACYVSDDGGALLTFEAMAEAASFAYMWVPFCRKHNIEPRNPDSYFSLKKDPYKNKMRQDFVKDRRRIKREYDEFKVRTNGLPDSIRRRSDAYNAREEIKALKKQREQAGDELLEPIKVQKATWMADGTHWPGTWLNPAPEHFKGDHAGIIQVMLKPPSNEPLHGTPDDDSPLDFSEVDIRLPMLVYVSREKRPGYDHNKKAGAMNALVRASAVMSNGPFILNLDCDHYIYNSEAIREGICFMMDRGGDRICYVQFPQRFEGIDPSDRYANHNTVFFDINMRALDGIQGPVYVGTGCLFRRIALYGFDPPRTKTQPGFLSCCFGKRKKQISTSTSNTSEEVRALRMGDSDDEGMDLSLLPKKFGNSNYLVDSIPVAEFQGRPLADHPSVRNGRPPGALTIPRDLLDATTVAEAISVISCWYEDKTEWGGRIGWIYGSVTEDVVTGYRMHNRGWRSIYCVTKRDAFRGTAPINLTDRLHQVLRWATGSVEIFFSRNNALLAGGRLKFLQRIAYLNVGIYPFTSIFLIAYCFLPALSLFSGQFIVASLNITFLIYLLIISLCLVLLALLEIKWSGIALEEWWRNEQFWLIGGVSAHIAAVFQGILKVIAGIEISFTLTSKSAGDENEDEFAELYLIKWTSLMIPPLVIIMVNLIAIAVGFSRTIYSTSPEWSKLLGGVFFSFWVLAHLYPFAKGLMGRGGRTPTIVFVWAGLITITISLLWVAINPPSGGQNTTDLGGSFQFP